Proteins encoded by one window of Streptomyces sp. LX-29:
- a CDS encoding type I polyketide synthase produces the protein MANEAKLREYLKKVTTELDEAYRRLQGFEDQAREPIAIVAMSCRFPGGIRTPEELWRLLAAGGDAATEFPADRGWDLRNLFDADPDTPDTTYTREGGFLEDATRFDPGFFGISPREAMAMDPQQRLLLETSWEAFERAGIDPAALRGSQTGVFAGINASDYLSVALDAEEDFGGHLGTGNSASVLSGRVSYAFGLEGPAVTVDTACSASLVALHLAVQALRLGECSLALAGGVHVMSTPGLFIEFSRQRGLSQDGRCKAFAADADGFGPAEGVGVLLLERLSDARRHGHKVLAVVRGTAINQDGASNGLTAPNGPSQQRVIRRALANARLSAADVDVVEAHGTGTALGDPIEAQALLATYGQDRPADQPLLLGSVKSNIGHTQGAAGIAGVMKMVLAMRHGVVPESLHIAEPSPHIDWAAGSVALAREATPWPETGRPRRAGISAFGFSGTNAHAIVEQAPAEEPAAAEEPTRQPGVLPWVLSGKGEAALRAQAAKLLERLAADAGARPVDVGYSLAVTRSALERRAAIVGEGRDALLTGLEALAAGSMAPGVVQGSAVDGQVAFVFPGQGSQWAGMAVGLMDASPVFAARIEECAAALAEFCDWSLVDVLRGVEGAPSLERVDVVQPVLFAVMVSLAELWRSLGVRADAVVGHSQGEIAAACVAGILSLQDAARVVALRSQAIGRGLAGKGGMVSIALPVAEVRERIAAWGEDRISVAAVNGPSSVVVSGEPEALDELIASCEADEVRARKVPVDYASHSAQVELLRDELLKLLAPVTPRAAEVPFLSTVTGEWVKGPELDAAYWFTNLRQTVELESAVRRLLDEGFGAFIESSAHPVLTMGVQETAEDAGSEAAALGSLRRDEGGLDRFLTSLSEAWTRGVAVDWDAVYGGVGARRVELPTYAFQTERFWPEAAPARAAGAAQADPVDTRFWETVEREDWQALAQELAVDGDQPLSAVLPALSSWRRQAREQSAVDGWRYRVTWKALPEGAAARLSGTWLLVAPDTEDERATAVAAALGERGADVRRITVDATATNREALEALVRAELAGDDAACHGVLSLLPLDERPLPGHAALPAGAAAQLALIQALGDAQLAAPLWCATSGAVSTGRSDRLESPEQALVWGLGRVAALEHLERWGGLIDLPALPESLDERALGRLAGVLAGDGDEGQVAIRATGVFGPRLVRAGLADTPAVRDWRPAGTTLVTGGTGALGAQVARWLARNGAEHLLLASRRGADAPGAAELREELTALGAEVTLAACDVADREALAALLAEIPAERPLTAVVHTAAVIEDGVIEGLTPDQMDRVLRLKVDATRHLHELTRDLELSAFVLFSHFSAVFGAPGQGNQAPGNAYLHAFAERRRAEGLPATTLSWGPWGDGTTVDGAVGDRMRRHGINEMAPEPAVAALRHALDRDETALTVIDMDWRRFTLAFTADRPRPLLHELPEARQVIEEARAEAAEAGAAGPALAQQLAGLPETERERVLLDLVRSAVAAVLGHADASTIEAGRAFKELGFDSLTAVELRNRLGAASGLKLPAALIFDHPTPAAVAAYLRAEVVPDEAAGGASVLEELDRLEAAIAGSTPDNVTRARITMRLQSLLGKWNEGPVAGPTGPTPAAAAPAPEAAEVVEELQTASDEELFAFINKGLGRA, from the coding sequence ATGGCGAATGAAGCAAAGCTCCGCGAGTATCTGAAGAAGGTCACCACAGAACTCGACGAGGCGTACCGGCGACTTCAGGGCTTCGAGGACCAGGCCCGCGAGCCGATCGCCATCGTGGCCATGAGCTGCCGGTTCCCCGGTGGCATCCGCACCCCCGAGGAGCTGTGGCGGCTGCTGGCCGCCGGCGGCGACGCGGCGACGGAGTTCCCCGCCGACCGCGGCTGGGACCTGCGGAACCTGTTCGACGCGGACCCGGACACCCCGGACACCACCTACACCCGGGAGGGCGGGTTCCTCGAGGACGCCACCCGTTTCGACCCCGGCTTCTTCGGGATCTCGCCGCGCGAGGCCATGGCGATGGACCCGCAGCAGCGGCTGCTGCTGGAGACCTCGTGGGAGGCGTTCGAGCGGGCCGGCATCGACCCGGCCGCCCTCCGTGGCAGCCAGACCGGCGTCTTCGCCGGCATCAACGCCTCCGACTACCTGTCGGTGGCACTGGACGCCGAGGAGGACTTCGGCGGGCACCTGGGCACCGGCAACTCCGCCAGCGTGCTCTCCGGCCGGGTCTCCTACGCGTTCGGCCTGGAGGGCCCGGCGGTCACCGTCGACACCGCCTGCTCCGCCTCGCTGGTGGCGCTGCACCTCGCGGTGCAGGCGCTGCGGCTGGGGGAGTGCTCGCTGGCGCTGGCCGGCGGCGTCCACGTGATGTCCACGCCCGGCCTGTTCATCGAGTTCAGCCGGCAGCGCGGGCTCTCCCAGGACGGTCGCTGCAAGGCGTTCGCGGCCGACGCCGACGGCTTCGGGCCGGCCGAGGGCGTGGGCGTGCTGCTCCTGGAGCGGCTCTCCGACGCCCGTCGACACGGCCACAAGGTGCTCGCGGTCGTCCGCGGCACCGCCATCAACCAGGACGGCGCCAGCAACGGGCTGACCGCGCCCAACGGCCCCTCCCAGCAGCGCGTCATCCGGCGCGCCCTGGCCAACGCCCGGCTGTCCGCCGCCGATGTGGACGTCGTCGAGGCGCACGGCACCGGCACCGCCCTCGGCGACCCGATCGAGGCGCAGGCCCTCCTCGCCACGTACGGCCAGGACCGCCCCGCCGACCAGCCGCTGTTGCTGGGCTCGGTGAAGTCCAACATCGGCCACACCCAGGGCGCCGCGGGCATCGCGGGCGTCATGAAGATGGTGCTCGCCATGCGCCACGGCGTGGTGCCCGAGTCGCTGCACATCGCCGAGCCCTCCCCGCACATCGACTGGGCCGCCGGCTCGGTGGCGCTCGCGCGGGAGGCCACCCCCTGGCCGGAGACCGGACGTCCGCGCCGCGCGGGCATCTCCGCCTTCGGCTTCAGCGGCACCAACGCGCACGCCATCGTGGAGCAGGCCCCGGCCGAGGAGCCGGCCGCCGCCGAGGAGCCGACGCGGCAGCCGGGCGTGCTGCCGTGGGTGCTCTCCGGCAAGGGCGAGGCGGCGCTGCGCGCGCAGGCCGCCAAGCTGCTGGAGCGGCTGGCGGCCGACGCCGGCGCCCGCCCGGTGGACGTGGGCTACTCGCTCGCCGTCACCCGCTCCGCCCTGGAGCGCCGCGCGGCGATCGTCGGCGAGGGCCGCGACGCGCTGCTGACCGGGCTGGAGGCGCTGGCCGCCGGCTCGATGGCGCCCGGTGTGGTGCAGGGTTCGGCCGTCGACGGCCAGGTCGCCTTCGTCTTCCCCGGTCAGGGCTCCCAGTGGGCGGGGATGGCGGTCGGGCTGATGGACGCCTCGCCGGTGTTCGCGGCCCGGATCGAGGAGTGCGCCGCCGCGCTGGCGGAGTTCTGCGACTGGTCGCTGGTGGACGTCCTGCGGGGTGTCGAGGGTGCGCCGTCGTTGGAGCGGGTGGACGTGGTCCAGCCGGTGCTGTTCGCGGTGATGGTCTCTCTGGCGGAGCTGTGGCGCTCGCTGGGCGTGCGCGCCGACGCGGTGGTCGGCCACTCGCAGGGTGAGATCGCCGCCGCGTGTGTGGCGGGGATCCTGTCCCTTCAGGACGCGGCGCGGGTGGTCGCGCTGCGCAGCCAGGCGATCGGTCGGGGGCTGGCGGGCAAGGGCGGCATGGTGTCGATCGCCCTGCCGGTGGCCGAGGTCCGGGAGCGGATCGCGGCGTGGGGCGAGGACCGTATCTCGGTGGCGGCCGTCAACGGCCCGTCCTCCGTGGTGGTCTCCGGTGAGCCGGAGGCGCTGGACGAGCTGATCGCCTCCTGCGAGGCGGACGAGGTCCGGGCCCGTAAGGTGCCGGTGGACTACGCCTCGCACTCCGCGCAGGTGGAGCTGCTCCGCGACGAGCTGCTGAAGCTCCTCGCCCCGGTGACGCCGCGGGCGGCCGAGGTGCCGTTCCTGTCGACGGTGACGGGGGAGTGGGTCAAGGGCCCGGAGCTGGACGCCGCGTACTGGTTCACCAACCTCCGTCAGACCGTCGAGCTGGAGAGCGCGGTGCGGCGCCTGCTGGACGAGGGCTTCGGCGCCTTCATCGAGTCCAGCGCCCACCCGGTGCTGACCATGGGCGTGCAGGAGACCGCCGAGGACGCGGGCAGCGAGGCCGCGGCCCTGGGCTCGCTCCGCCGCGACGAGGGCGGCCTCGACCGCTTCCTCACCTCGCTGAGCGAGGCGTGGACGCGCGGTGTGGCGGTCGACTGGGACGCCGTCTACGGCGGCGTCGGCGCCCGGCGCGTCGAACTCCCCACCTATGCCTTCCAGACCGAGCGGTTCTGGCCGGAGGCGGCGCCCGCGCGGGCGGCCGGTGCGGCGCAGGCCGACCCGGTGGACACCCGCTTCTGGGAGACCGTGGAGCGCGAGGACTGGCAGGCGCTGGCCCAGGAGCTCGCGGTCGACGGCGACCAGCCGCTCAGCGCCGTACTCCCGGCGCTCTCCTCCTGGCGCAGGCAGGCCCGCGAGCAGTCCGCGGTGGACGGTTGGCGCTACCGCGTGACCTGGAAGGCGCTGCCCGAGGGCGCCGCCGCGCGGCTCTCCGGCACCTGGCTGCTGGTCGCCCCGGACACCGAGGACGAGCGCGCGACGGCCGTCGCCGCCGCGCTGGGCGAGCGGGGCGCCGACGTACGGCGGATCACGGTGGACGCCACGGCGACCAACCGGGAGGCCCTGGAGGCCCTGGTGCGCGCCGAGCTCGCCGGGGACGACGCGGCGTGCCACGGCGTGCTGTCGCTGCTGCCGTTGGACGAACGCCCCCTCCCCGGGCACGCGGCCCTGCCCGCCGGCGCCGCCGCGCAGCTGGCGCTGATCCAGGCCCTGGGCGACGCCCAGCTCGCCGCCCCGCTGTGGTGCGCCACCAGCGGCGCCGTCTCCACCGGCCGCTCCGACCGGCTGGAGTCCCCGGAGCAGGCGCTGGTCTGGGGCCTCGGCCGGGTGGCCGCCCTGGAGCACCTGGAGCGCTGGGGCGGACTCATCGACCTCCCGGCCCTGCCCGAGTCCCTGGACGAGCGGGCGCTGGGCCGGCTGGCCGGGGTGCTCGCCGGCGACGGCGATGAGGGTCAGGTGGCGATCCGCGCCACCGGCGTCTTCGGACCGCGGCTGGTGCGGGCCGGGCTGGCCGACACCCCGGCCGTACGGGACTGGCGGCCGGCCGGCACCACGCTGGTCACCGGCGGCACGGGCGCGCTGGGCGCACAGGTGGCCCGCTGGCTGGCCCGCAACGGCGCCGAGCACCTGCTGCTCGCCAGCCGCCGCGGCGCCGACGCGCCGGGCGCGGCCGAGCTGCGCGAGGAGTTGACCGCGCTGGGCGCCGAGGTCACCCTCGCCGCCTGCGACGTCGCCGACCGGGAGGCGCTGGCCGCGCTGCTCGCGGAGATCCCGGCCGAGCGGCCGCTGACCGCCGTGGTGCACACCGCCGCGGTGATCGAGGACGGGGTGATCGAGGGGCTGACGCCGGACCAGATGGACCGGGTGCTGCGCCTCAAGGTCGACGCCACCCGTCATCTGCACGAGCTCACCCGCGACCTGGAGCTCTCCGCCTTCGTGCTCTTCTCGCACTTCTCCGCGGTCTTCGGGGCGCCGGGGCAGGGCAACCAGGCGCCGGGCAACGCCTATCTGCACGCCTTCGCCGAGCGGCGACGCGCCGAGGGGCTGCCCGCCACCACGCTCTCCTGGGGCCCGTGGGGCGACGGCACCACCGTCGACGGCGCGGTCGGCGACCGGATGCGCCGCCACGGCATCAACGAGATGGCGCCGGAGCCGGCCGTCGCCGCGCTGCGGCACGCGCTGGACCGGGACGAGACGGCGCTGACCGTCATCGACATGGACTGGCGGCGGTTCACCCTGGCCTTCACCGCCGACCGGCCGCGCCCGCTGCTGCACGAGCTGCCGGAGGCGCGTCAGGTCATCGAGGAGGCGCGGGCCGAGGCCGCCGAGGCCGGGGCCGCCGGGCCGGCGCTGGCCCAGCAACTCGCCGGGCTGCCGGAGACCGAGCGGGAGCGGGTGCTGCTGGACCTGGTCCGCTCGGCGGTGGCGGCGGTCCTCGGGCACGCCGACGCCTCGACCATCGAGGCCGGCCGGGCCTTCAAGGAGCTGGGCTTCGACTCGCTCACCGCGGTCGAACTGCGCAACCGGCTGGGCGCCGCCAGCGGGCTCAAGCTGCCGGCGGCTCTGATCTTCGACCACCCCACGCCCGCCGCCGTGGCCGCGTATCTGCGCGCCGAGGTGGTGCCGGACGAGGCGGCCGGCGGAGCGTCGGTGCTGGAGGAGCTCGACCGGCTGGAGGCGGCGATCGCCGGCAGCACCCCGGACAACGTCACCCGGGCCCGGATCACCATGCGGCTCCAGTCGCTGCTCGGGAAGTGGAACGAGGGCCCGGTCGCCGGTCCCACCGGGCCGACCCCCGCCGCGGCGGCCCCGGCCCCCGAGGCCGCCGAGGTGGTCGAGGAGCTCCAGACGGCCAGCGACGAAGAGCTCTTCGCGTTCATCAACAAGGGGCTCGGAAGGGCCTGA